A stretch of the Aspergillus puulaauensis MK2 DNA, chromosome 6, nearly complete sequence genome encodes the following:
- a CDS encoding uncharacterized protein (COG:S;~EggNog:ENOG410PTTE) produces the protein MTTLLSLLCAENWWWDSGEESYIKFHEDGTGELVARCELCLFIASHFNWKAHDPASLSNEIDSATSWLSTWRPSDIGQIDIEMTLTTRRVQMGNMDMKRWKINEDILTEDAFLPRRLTLRLQKGRFMTPTDARYVHRISYYLTFHYRLSCSPSPFPGQDMWKDAGGAPESLRFWEWKEFESHERSVQWQMGLGGKIFNTCKRAINLD, from the exons ATGACGACTCTACTATCCCTTCTGTGCGCCGAAAACTGGTGGTGGGACTCGGGCGAGGAGAGCTATATCAAGTTCCACGAGGATGGCACCGGCGAG CTGGTCGCTCGCTGCGAGCTCTGTTTATTCATTGCATCCCATTTCAACTGGAAAGCGCACGATCCAGCTTCTTTAAGCAATGAAATCGACTCTGCGACTTCCTGGCTGTCTACCTGGCGGCCAAGCGATATTGGCCAGATTGACATCGAAATGACACTCACAACCCGCCGCGTTCAAATGGGCAATATGGACATGAAACGATGGAAGATCAACGAGGACATACTTACCGAAGACGCATTCCTTCCTAGGAGACTTACTCTGCGGTTGCAGAAAGGCAGATTCATGACTCCCACAGATGCTCGATACGTCCATCGGATTTCATACTATTTAACCTTCCACTATCGTCTCTCCTGCAGCCCTTCGCCGTTTCCAGGACAGGATATGTGGAAGGATGCTGGTGGAGCGCCAGAAAGCCTTCGGTTTTGGGAATGGAAGGAGTTCGAGTCTCATGAACGGTCGGTTCAGTGGCAAATGGGTCTGGGGGGGAAGATATTTAATACATGCAAAAGGGCTATAAATTTGGATTGA
- a CDS encoding uncharacterized protein (COG:M;~EggNog:ENOG410PF8H;~InterPro:IPR010920,IPR011992,IPR016688,IPR006685, IPR002048,IPR018247;~PFAM:PF00924;~TransMembrane:6 (i138-158o170-187i219-238o258-279i481-506o512-536i);~go_component: GO:0016020 - membrane [Evidence IEA];~go_function: GO:0005509 - calcium ion binding [Evidence IEA];~go_process: GO:0055085 - transmembrane transport [Evidence IEA]) produces the protein MDEKDHDKKDHSSSDGTYVGESSASPSSHLKVETNLNDVEPGPMSTASSRREQATRFEDDLQLMQAERVVSQSTQAQSQHGRSSIARSRSHRSHIDEFDEATNPLHEKSAMYTPPESPATKLSAFVKKVHESSFIVRYLTYIVPVVLLLLIPLLLGALKYTETSVGGVELMWFSIWLEIVWLTLWAARVVGKCIPPVVSVVASIFTNNAKKWRDMAKQLEVHFVLFFWWLAVEISFLPTTKNHHVDGDKRTRSWESTLNKLIIVGLVWTVLNLVEKVLIQLIAISFHQRTYDDRIQLNKFQIGSLTKLYHFSRSRITEEDDAFEQNNNEKESDNPKNPLQYATKAGRVAQKAVKNVSNKVGDVAGGVLADFTGKQGKNSGDPYQVILALLRSTSGCQVLARRLYRTFVRDGFDTVFSGDLKEAFDDNEEAEAAFSMFDRDMNGDISMEELEAVCVDIGRERKSITASLKDLDSVISKLDQVFMFFVFIIIVIVFLTLISTSAAGVLTSAGSTILALSWMFSTTATEFLQSIIFVFVKHPFDVGDRVTIYGNAGDNGLGDDYFVKEIALLYTEFKKMQGHIVQAPNSVLNNLFVLNQRRTGALAEALPIVIKYGTTIDQMERLRQRLVEFVRSEKRDFQSMILTELREVTENLSLTLNVVFFYKSNWQNEGLRLQRRNKFICMLMVALQEIGIEGPRMNLQGYHVNTPMHIAYAGPPPTGAPPPTYQDQDSTAAAQEGTGPGQVRIDEHSQSIPENSGSSSGVQHRPSILRRGMDTAAARSRGQSVSKPKHVDFSLGMSDISSNDIMGDVFEDRGSSSQVDDVVRNANQQAADRRMQEIAEEERNSSQEARSSADGRSVRSGTSSARHRFGRRRGSVSRERGGDIEAGSARSVRD, from the coding sequence ATGGACGAAAAAGACCACGACAAGAAAGACCATTCGAGCTCCGATGGCACCTACGTTGGCGAGTCCAGCGCctcgcccagcagccacctCAAGGTCGAAACGAACCTCAACGATGTCGAGCCCGGCCCGATGAGCACGGCCTCGTCGCGGCGAGAACAGGCCACCCGGTTCGAAGATGACCTGCAGCTGATGCAAGCCGAGCGCGTGGTGTCTCAATCGACGCAAGCCCAGAGCCAGCACGGGCGCAGCTCGATCGCCCGATCGCGATCGCACCGCAGCCACATCGACGAGTTCGACGAGGCCACGAACCCCCTGCACGAGAAGTCCGCCATGTACACGCCCCCGGAAAGCCCTGCGACGAAGCTCTCTGCGTTCGTGAAGAAGGTGCACGAgtccagcttcatcgtccGATACCTGACCTACATCGTCCCCGTCGTGCTGCTCCTCCTGATCCCGCTGCTGCTCGGCGCGCTGAAATACACCGAGACCAgcgtcggcggcgtcgaattGATGTGGTTCTCGATCTGGCTGGAGATTGTGTGGTTGACGCTGTGGGCTGCGCGCGTGGTGGGCAAGTGTATCCCGCCGGTGGTGAGCGTCGTGGCCAGCATCTTCACCAACAACGCGAAGAAGTGGCGCGACATGGCCAAGCAGCTGGAGGTGCACTTTGTGCTGTTCTTCTGGTGGCTTGCCGTCGAGATTTCCTTCctgccgacgacgaagaacCACCATGTGGACGGCGATAAGCGCACGCGCAGCTGGGAGAGCACGCTGAACAAGCTCATCATCGTGGGCCTGGTCTGGACGGTGCTGAACCTGGTGGAAAAGGTCCTGATCCAGCTGATTGCGATTAGCTTCCACCAGCGCACGTACGACGACCGCATCCAGCTCAACAAGTTCCAGATCGGCAGCTTGACGAAGCTGTATCACTTCTCGCGGTCTCGCATcaccgaggaggacgacgcaTTCGAGCAGAACAACAACGAGAAGGAGTCGGACAATCCCAAGAACCCGCTGCAGTATGCCACCAAGGCCGGACGAGTAGCCCAGAAGGCCGTGAAGAACGTCAGCAACAAGGTCGGCGATGTTGCTGGGGGAGTTCTTGCAGACTTTACAGGCAAGCAGGGGAAGAACAGCGGAGATCCATACCAGGTCATTCTGGCCCTGCTGCGGTCGACTTCAGGCTGCCAGGTGCTTGCTCGTCGTCTGTATCGGACGTTTGTGCGCGACGGCTTTGACACGGTCTTCTCAGGCGATCTGAAGGAGGCGTTTGACGACAacgaggaggcagaggcggcaTTCTCCATGTTCGACCGCGACATGAACGGCGACATCTCGATGGAAGAGCTCGAGGCTGTCTGCGTTGATATCGGCCGTGAGCGCAAGTCCATCACTGCCTCGCTCAAGGACCTGGACTCGGTCATATCCAAACTGGACCAGGTGTTCAtgttcttcgtcttcatcatcatcgtcatcgtcttcctTACCCTGATATCAACCTCCGCAGCAGGAGTCTTGACATCGGCCGGCTCAAccatcctcgctctctcctGGATGTTCTCGACCACTGCCACCGAGttcctccaatccatcatcttcgtcttcgtcaagcACCCCTTCGACGTCGGCGACCGCGTCACCATCTACGGCAACGCCGGCGACAACGGCCTCGGCGACGACTACTTCGTCAAGGAAATCGCCCTGCTCTACACCGAGTTCAAGAAGATGCAGGGCCACATCGTGCAAGCCCCGAACAGcgtcctcaacaacctcttcgtcctgAACCAACGCCGCACCGGCGCCCTGGCCGAAGCCctccccatcgtcatcaaatACGGCACCACCATCGACCAAATGGAGCGCCTCCGCCAGCGCCTCGTCGAGTTCGTGCGCAGCGAGAAGCGCGACTTCCAGAGCATGATCCTCACCGAGCTCCGCGAGGTCACAGAGAACCTATCACTCACCCTGaacgtcgtcttcttctatAAATCGAACTGGCAGAACGAAGGCCTCCGTCTCCAGCGCCGCAACAAGTTCATCTGCATGCTCATGGTCGCTCTCCAGGAAATCGGCATCGAGGGCCCTCGCATGAACCTCCAGGGTTACCATGTCAATACGCCCATGCATATTGCCTACGCTGGGCCTCCGCCTACTGGTGCTCCGCCGCCCACATACCAGGACCAGGATTCTACAGCAGCCGCACAAGAGGGTACCGGACCCGGCCAAGTCCGCATCGACGAACACTCGCAGAGCATCCCCGAGaacagcggcagcagcagcggcgtGCAGCACCGCCCCTCCATTCTCCGCCGGGGCATGGACACCGCCGCAGCCCGATCCCGCGGCCAGTCCGTCAGCAAGCCCAAGCACGTCGACTTCTCGCTCGGCATGTCCGACATCTCCTCGAACGATATCATGGGCGATGTGTTCGAGGACCGCGGTAGTAGCTCGCAGGTGGATGATGTGGTGCGGAATGCGAACCAGCAGGCTGCGGACCGCCGGATGCaggagattgcggaggaggagcgcaATTCGTCTCAGGAGGCTAGGTCTTCTGCTGATGGGAGGAGTGTGCGGAGTGGGACGTCTTCTGCCAGACATCGGTTtggcaggaggagggggagtgTTAGTCGTGAGCGTGGGGGGGATATAGAGGCTGGGTCTGCGAGGAGTGTACGCGACTAG
- a CDS encoding putative glucokinase regulator family protein (COG:G;~EggNog:ENOG410PSV6;~InterPro:IPR040190,IPR001347,IPR005486,IPR005488, IPR002731,IPR043129;~PFAM:PF01869;~go_function: GO:0016835 - carbon-oxygen lyase activity [Evidence IEA];~go_function: GO:0097367 - carbohydrate derivative binding [Evidence IEA];~go_process: GO:0046348 - amino sugar catabolic process [Evidence IEA];~go_process: GO:1901135 - carbohydrate derivative metabolic process [Evidence IEA]): MDLNTLSHLQTEASNPQTRHIDQLSTLDMCKLINTEDHRVAASLTPCLPQIAGAIDALTPRVRRGGRVIYVGAGTSGRLGILDASEIPPTFAAPPGQFIGLIAGGDAAIRRAQEGAEDNIALGETDMAALDLDPELDSVIGIAASGRTPYVLGCISFAKGVGCVTIGVVCAEPSALGASGDMDFLIAPLPGPEVISGSTRLKAGTATKLMLNMLSTGTMIRVGKTFGNTMVDLIASNAKLRQRSRNIFRRFNADFHSFSNEDIDALLTRCDGSVKLALLVAETGRSVGECRQDLEACNQQLSKALAKVKLAIIGSKYSNGREKRLVLCVDGGGTKCAAVVADQTGAVLGRGEAGPCNITDGTCLDTPMGTLSTAVQGALQNAQISSPNQNILSRFESAWIGLAGMDRPGLRGKTESKITAILGKPSRLLRLSNDVDLLSAVMARHPDTSSVIVLIAGTGSIAMRYSAESGKEPTRTARSGGWGHLLGDEGGGYSIGLDAVKHTLKVCEEVRLGLRPDEPEFGQLEQAILQHFSLSKSRDMDLLSEVLSGQDGESVKMRIAAVAQPVLDLAVTDTTAMGIASSQAKALVDTVLGRLIDPRSSTALPPEKTGLVLSGGVLMQETYRELVLEQLAGKGIKFAYVEVVSNAGALGAQSLASLEAQQIE, from the exons ATGGACCTCAACACCCTCTCGCACCTCCAAACAGAGGCGTCAAACCCTCAAACCAGACACATCGACCAACTCTCCACACTTGATATGTGCAAGCTTATCAACACCGAAGATCATCGCGTAGCCGCAAGTCTCACCCCGTGTCTCCCCCAGATCGCAGGCGCAATCGACGCCTTAACACCTCGTGTCCGACGGGGTGGGAGAGTTATCTATGTAGGCGCCGGGACAAGTGGCCG ACTCGGCATCCTCGACGCATCCGAAATCCCACCGACGTTCGCCGCTCCACCAGGACAATTCATCGGTCTAATCGCCGGCGGAGACGCCGCGATCCGTCGCGCCCAAGAAGGCGCCGAGGATAATATCGCTCTCGGCGAGACTGACATGGCTGCCCTTGACCTTGATCCCGAATTGGACAGTGTAATCGGCATCGCAGCGAGCGGGCGCACACCCTATGTTCTTGGTTGTATATCCTTCGCAAAGGGCGTCGGATGTGTGACGATCGGCGTTGTATGCGCGGAACCTTCTGCACTTGGAGCATCTGGGGATATGGATTTCCTTATTGCGCCTTTACCGGGGCCAGAGGTTATCAGTGGGAGTACGAGGTTGAAAGCTGGGACTGCGACGAAGCTTATGCTTAATATGTTGAGTACGGGGACGATGATTCGGGTTGGGAAGACGTTTGGGAATACG ATGGTTGATCTCATCGCATCGAATGCGAAGCTGCGTCAACGCTCGCGAAATATCTTTCGCCGGTTTAATGCCGACTTTCACTCATTCTCGAATGAGGATATTGACGCGCTGTTAACTCGGTGTGATGGGAGCGTGAAACTGGCCTTGCTTGTCGCGGAGACTGGACGGTCTGTTGGAGAGTGTCGGCAGGACCTTGAAGCCTGTAACCAGCAGCTGTCAAAGGCTCTAGCCAAGGTTAAACTTGCTATTATAGGGTCGAAATACAGTAACGGACGTGAGAAAAGGCTAGTGTTGTGTGTCGACGGTGGCGGGACGAAATGCGCTGCGGTGGTTGCAGACCAAACTGGTGCTGTATTGGGTCGTGGAGAGGCTGGTCCATGTAATAT AACCGACGGCACTTGTCTAGATACTCCAATGGGGACTCTAAGCACCGCAGTGCAGGGAGCTCTACAAAACGCGCAGATATCAAGCCCAAACCAGAACATACTATCACGTTTCGAAAGCGCCTGGATTGGACTAGCTGGAATGGACAGACCAGGACTACGCGGGAAGACTGAATCAAAAATCACAGCAATATTGGGCAAACCATCCAGGCTCTTGCGGTTATCAAACGACGTGGACTTGCTCTCCGCCGTGATGGCCCGGCATCCTGATACATCTTCTGTGATAGTTCTCATCGCCGGTACTGGCAGCATTGCAATGCGATATAGCGCGGAATCGGGTAAGGAACCAACAAGAACTGCTAGATCAGGAGGCTGGGGCCATCTTCTGGGTGACGAGGGTGGTGGATATTCCATTGGACTGGACGCAGTTAAGCATACGTTGAAAGTCTGCGAAGAGGTCAGGCTTGGTCTACGCCCTGACGAGCCGGAATTTGGGCAGCTTGAACAGGCAATTCTGCAACATTTTAGTCTCTCAAAGTCAAGGGACATGGACCTCTTGAGCGAGGTTCTATCAGGACAGGACGGCGAAAGCGTCAAGATGCGCATTGCAGCAGTGGCCCAGCCTGTGCTCGATTTAGCTGTCACCGATACTACAGCGATGGGAATTGCATCGTCGCAGGCAAAGGCACTGGTTGATACGGTTCTAGGACGGTTGATAGACCCTAGATCGTCCACTGCTCTTCCGCCCGAGAAGACAGGGCTTGTTCTTTCCGGTGGAGTTCTCATGCAGGAAACATATCGAGAGCTAGTTCTTGAGCAATTGGCTGGAAAAGGAATTAAATTCGCATATGTTGAGGTTGTTTCAAATGCTGGTGCTCTTGGGGCACAGTCTCTTGCCTCGTTGGAAGCTCAACAGATTGAATAA
- a CDS encoding putative MFS transporter (COG:S;~EggNog:ENOG410PVPT;~InterPro:IPR011701,IPR036259;~PFAM:PF07690,PF05978;~TransMembrane:12 (i28-45o65-85i92-111o117-136i156-176o188-208i246-266o286-305i317-335o363-384i391-415o427-447i);~go_function: GO:0022857 - transmembrane transporter activity [Evidence IEA];~go_process: GO:0055085 - transmembrane transport [Evidence IEA]), producing the protein MQMNTVSENGREAVPEHSIVYQAYTHPWFQILLISFICFCCPGMYNALTGLGGSGQVDPTVAANATVALLSATAGTALFIVGPIFNRVGPRVCLLLGGWTYPLYAGSLLCFNRTQNGAFVITSGAILGIGASFLWVSQGAIMTTYVHESQKGRAIAVFWIIFNLGGGVGSLASFGLNYDSESGTVSDGTYIALLILMAVGWLLGVLICPPSAVRLDELQQQQTAERETEAATNWKRTLRLATQTIIDWRVLCILPLFFCANVFYSYQQNIVNGMTFNIRTRSLNSALYWIAQMIGGLIMGLILDIPSLSRPARAKAGWLFLLITGMGIWGGGYAFQRWSTARMSHGLKQDIDYTEGSVSTGPIFLYIFYGGFDAFWQSYCYWLIGARSNDPAVVAVLVGAYKTFQSTGGAMAWRINALDKPAMTQFAMDWGLCMAALVVAGPAVLAVTTTSREDLDGHTEEKERVEL; encoded by the exons atgcagatgaATACAGTGTCAGAAAATGGCAGGGAGGCTGTCCCAGAGCACTCGATTGTATATCAAGCATACACACACCCCTGGTTCCAGATCCTCctgatcagcttcatctgcttctgctgtccTGGA ATGTACAATGCCCTAACGGGCCTCGGCGGCTCCGGCCAAGTTGACCCAACAGTCGCAGCAAACGCAACTGTCGCTCTTctctcagcaacagcaggcacagctctcttcatcgtcggtCCCATCTTTAACCGCGTCGGACCACGAGtctgcctccttctcggAGGTTGGACATACCCGCTCTACGCAGGGAGTCTTCTCTGCTTCAACCGGACTCAGAACGGGGCATTCGTAATCACCTCCGGTGCTATTCTCGGTATTGGCGCTTCGTTCCTCTGGGTATCTCAAGGAGCAATTATGACTACTTACGTGCACGAGTCCCAGAAGGGCCGCGCGATTGCGGTGTTCTGGATTATATTTAaccttggtggtggtgtaggCTCCCTGGCGAGTTTCGGCCTGAATTATGATTCGGAGAGTGGGACTGTTTCTGATGGGACATATATCGCCTTATTAATTCTCATGGCTGTAGGCTGGTTACTTGGAGTTCTAATCTGCCCGCCATCAGCCGTGCGTCTGGATGAACTacaacaacagcagacgGCGGAGAGAGAAACCGAAGCAGCCACAAACTGGAAGCGAACGCTCCGCCTGGCAACCCAAACAATCATCGATTGGCGCGTCTTATGTATTCTGccgctcttcttctgcgcGAACGTCTTCTACTCGTACCAGCAGAATATCGTCAATGGGATGACGTTTAACATCCGCACGCGCTCCCTAAACAGCGCCCTGTACTGGATAGCACAGATGATCGGCGGTCTAATCATGGGTCTGATTCTCGATATTCCCAGCCTAAGCCGTCCGGCACGCGCGAAAGCGGGCTGGCTCTTCCTGCTTATTACAGGGATGGGGATCTGGGGCGGGGGATACGCGTTCCAGAGATGGAGCACTGCAAGGATGTCGCATGGTCTTAAACAGGATATTGATTACACAGAGGGTTCAGTCTCAACGGGCCCGATATTCCTGTATATATTCTACGGTGGGTTTGATGCATTTTGGCAGTCATATTGCTACTGGCTTATCGGGGCGCGGTCGAATGATCCGGCAGTGGTGGCTGTGCTGGTCGGTGCGTATAAGACGTTCCAGAGTACGGGAGGTGCGATGGCTTGGAGGATTAATGCGTTGGATAAGCCCGCAATGACGCAGTTTGCGATGGACTGGGGGCTCTGTATGGCTGCTTTGGTGGTTGCTGGGCCGGCTGTGTTGGCTGTGACGACGACCAGTAGAGAGGATTTAGATGGGCAtacggaggagaaggagagggtcGAATTATAG
- a CDS encoding uncharacterized protein (SECRETED:SignalP(1-18)) produces MRPAILLAALASVAPVLAQEETTTDVVPTELPTESSSFIDPTQTETGSESAEPTETATETATETATETETDSETSSTPETTPTESADDPESTSTEEGGDTSTSDSDDTETSTSEADEPTSTSGDDSEETPSPTESGGADETPSDDAAAHLDSSLLMYAALGYAAYGVVF; encoded by the exons ATGCGTCCAGCTAtcctcctcgcagccctcGCCAGCGTTGCCCCCGTGCTCGCTCAGGAGGAAACCACCACCGACGTCGTTCCCACCGAGCTCCCAACCGagtcctccagcttcatcgaTCCCACGCAGACCGAGACCGGCAGCGAGTCTGCTGAGCCCACCGAGACTGCAACTGAGACTGCCACCGAGACTgccaccgagaccgagacggACTCAGAGACTTCGTCGACCCCTGAGACAACCCCGACCGAGTCCGCTGACGACCCCGAGTCCACCTCGACTGAGGAAGGCGGCGATACCTCGACGTCTGACTCTGATGACACTGAAAC CTCCACCTCCGAGGCCGATGAACCCACTTCTACGTCCGGCGACGACTCTGAGGAAACCCCCAGCCCTACCGAGTCTGGTGGCGCCGATGAGACGCCCTCTGATGATGCCGCTGCGCACCTTGACTCTTCGCTGCTGATGTATGCTGCTCTTGGATACGCGGCTTACGGTGTTGTCTTTTAG
- a CDS encoding RICIN domain-containing protein (InterPro:IPR035992;~SECRETED:SignalP(1-19)), giving the protein MKTALALGALAALCQSVLALTEGTYTIGAASLLADEVLGDEGEVGVPLTFSFANGSPFQKWSFATKGSEREFAIQNASGGYINCGVELGTPCVSGTEEQVYIVEEIQGNGYELVSKQTGYFLRTVKGALQLAEYNNNSDEKFILTPA; this is encoded by the coding sequence ATGAAGACCGCTCTTGCTCTCGGTGCTCTTGCAGCCCTTTGCCAGTCAGTTCTGGCTCTCACAGAGGGAACTTATACCATCGGAGCGGCTTCCCTACTAGCCGATGAAGTCCTGGGTGACGAGGGCGAAGTCGGGGTCCCTTTGACGTTCTCTTTCGCAAACGGCAGCCCTTTCCAAAAGTGGTCGTTCGCCACCAAAGGCAGTGAGCGCGAGTTCGCGATCCAGAACGCCAGTGGTGGCTACATCAACTGCGGTGTTGAGCTGGGCACTCCCTGCGTTTCCGGAACCGAAGAACAGGTTTACATTGTCGAGGAAATCCAGGGGAATGGCTATGAACTCGTATCGAAGCAGACTGGATACTTCTTGCGCACTGTCAAAGGAGCCCTGCAACTTGCGGAATACAACAACAACTCCGACGAGAAATTCATCCTGACCCCGGCTTAA
- a CDS encoding uncharacterized protein (COG:Q;~EggNog:ENOG410PJBZ;~InterPro:IPR011032,IPR013154;~PFAM:PF08240;~go_process: GO:0055114 - oxidation-reduction process [Evidence IEA]), whose product MMKAQVLNRYNEPYTLSELQVPVMTSPYDLLIKVEAAAYCHTDAACAAGMFEGHSNAPAEWPHVGCHEFAGTVVNISKVPSSLSALHIPSYSIGDRVGVPGRSFRPCGTCYECQLETPVHGLPRDPAGYSAYCPNAKNLGLSVRGGFAQYVVVDSRQVARLPPGMSPVEAAPLVCAGLTIYSALRSCQLNPGQRVAIIGCGGGLGHLGVQFAERMDWK is encoded by the coding sequence ATGATGAAAGCCCAAGTTCTCAACCGCTACAATGAGCCTTATACACTTTCCGAGTTACAGGTGCCCGTGATGACTTCACCATATGATCTCCTGATCAAAGTGGAAGCGGCTGCATACTGTCATACCGATGCCGCCTGTGCCGCGGGGATGTTCGAGGGCCATTCAAACGCCCCGGCAGAGTGGCCGCATGTTGGCTGCCATGAATTCGCTGGAACAGTCGTTAACATCAGCAAGGTACCATCCAGCTTATCGGCCCTACATATACCATCGTATAGCATTGGCGACCGCGTGGGCGTTCCTGGTCGCTCCTTTCGACCATGTGGTACATGTTACGAATGTCAACTTGAAACCCCCGTTCATGGCTTGCCCCGTGACCCCGCCGGCTACTCAGCTTATTGTCCCAACGCTAAGAATCTTGGACTGAGCGTGCGTGGAGGCTTTGCACAATATGTCGTGGTCGATTCACGCCAGGTCGCTCGCCTGCCCCCCGGGATGAGCCCTGTCGAAGCAGCTCCTTTAGTGTGCGCGGGGCTCACAATCTACTCGGCGCTGAGAAGCTGCCAGCTGAATCCGGGGCAGAGAGTTGCAATTATCGGCTGTGGCGGAGGATTGGGCCATCTTGGTGTCCAGTTTGCGGAAAGGATGGACTGGAAGTAG
- a CDS encoding carboxymuconolactone decarboxylase family protein (COG:S;~EggNog:ENOG410PWW5;~InterPro:IPR029032,IPR003779;~PFAM:PF02627;~go_function: GO:0051920 - peroxiredoxin activity [Evidence IEA];~go_process: GO:0055114 - oxidation-reduction process [Evidence IEA]), whose translation MADNEHLRERFISQLGESAWDQNWASVLKWSPELLEASIDLLAVPKQKRHLSPKTQQLISIAVDSSSTHLYLPGVRQHVKEALKQGATPAEIMELIELTSTLGIHACNIGVPVLLDVMREAAIFDQHPTAGQPFDSRREQLKADFVEKRGYWHHFWEEFLALDPKFFAAYTQFSSVSWVKGMEDGKRVGGLEPKVKELIYCAFDAAATHLYVPGLRAHMHNVLKYGGTPEEILEVLEIATQLSLHTAHAATPILEQCLASQEEDGG comes from the exons ATGGCAGACAACGAGCATCTGAGGGAGAGGTTCATTTCCCAGCTCGGCGAAAGTGCATGGGATCAAAACTGGGCGTCCGTTTTGAAATGGAGTCCGGAGTTGTTGGAAGCGAGTATCGATCTGCTGGCTGTTCCAAAGCAGAAGAGACACCTATCGCCCAAGACACAGCAgctcatctccatcgccgtgGATAGCTCTTCTACCCACCTCTACTTGCCGGGCGTTCGGCAACACGTCAAAGAAGCGTTAAAGCAAGGTGCAACACCAGCCGAAATCATGGAGCTCATTGAGCTGACGAGCACATTGGGAATCCATGCTTGCAATATCGGAGTTCCGGTACTACTCGACGTGATGAGGGAAGCGGCTATCTTCGATCAGCATCCGACGGCGGGTCAGCCCTTCGACTCTCGACGAGAACAGCTCAAGGCCGACTTTGTGGAAAAGCGCGGGTACTGGCATCACTTCTGGGAGGAGtttctggcgctggatcccaAGTTCTTTGCAGCTTATACCCAATTCTCTTCAGTATCATGGGTCAAAGGAATGGAAGACGGGAAACGGGTGGGTGGATTGGAGCCAAAG GTAAAAGAACTGATTTACTGTGCTTTCGATGCGGCTGCAACACACCTCTACGTGCCTGGTCTGCGGGCACACATGCACAACGTGCTTAAATATGGAGGTACCCCCGAAGAGATTCTCGAAGTACTGGAAATTGCGACCCAATTGAGTCTTCACACGGCGCATGCGGCAACTCCAATCTTGGAACAATGCCTGGCATcgcaagaggaagacgggGGTTGA